A single genomic interval of Schistocerca americana isolate TAMUIC-IGC-003095 chromosome 2, iqSchAmer2.1, whole genome shotgun sequence harbors:
- the LOC124594018 gene encoding cuticle protein 21-like, translating to MACKLIVLAALVAVAHAGYLGAPAVVAPAGPAYAARAYAAPYARAYAAPAAVAAEYDPNPQYSYAYNVQDALTGDSKAQHETRSGDVVQGSYSVAEPDGSIRTVDYTADPVNGFNAVVHREGGAHPAPVVAAAPAYAAAPALAYGKAYHG from the exons ATGGCCTGCAAG CTGATCGTGCTCGCCGCCCTCGTGGCCGTGGCCCACGCCGGCTACCTCGGCGCCCCCGCCGTGGTCGCCCCCGCCGGCCCGGCCTACGCCGCGCGCGCCTACGCCGCCCCCTACGCCAGGGcgtacgccgcccccgccgccgtggCCGCTGAGTACGACCCCAACCCCCAGTACAGCTACGCCTACAACGTGCAGGACGCTCTCACCGGTGACTCCAAGGCGCAGCACGAAACCCGCAGCGGAGATGTCGTCCAGGGCAGCTACAGCGTCGCCGAACCCGACGGCTCCATCCGCACCGTCGACTACACGGCCGACCCCGTCAACGGCTTCAACGCCGTCGTGCACAGGGAGGGCGGCGCTCACCCCGCCCCCGTCGTGGCCGCCGCTCCCGCCTACGCTGCCGCCCCTGCGCTGGCCTACGGGAAGGCTTATCACGGCTAA